A genomic region of Hippoglossus hippoglossus isolate fHipHip1 chromosome 8, fHipHip1.pri, whole genome shotgun sequence contains the following coding sequences:
- the LOC117765832 gene encoding LOW QUALITY PROTEIN: trinucleotide repeat-containing gene 6C protein-like (The sequence of the model RefSeq protein was modified relative to this genomic sequence to represent the inferred CDS: inserted 1 base in 1 codon) gives MEDKKKKKQEEKKKKEAAQKKATEQITKVPDSAKLDPTPPLPPINPSAAPSVAPSSGNGKRAPSGGQPQTAQQPQTLLQQRYPPREVPPRFRQQEHKQLLKRGQPLPSGSLLLTTTTRPSTTEPAAAAVPAHSSPSCSSSSTASLPTDLPPQSSQGAQYDNPLWGHLPTNRSATSAASSTNLSGWDQLIIDQKDTEAWPSITLSKSQAPPGGCPLDTDPGRLTSSSSSSSSSSGSSSTSSSCSTVTMATGANSQTGHFPANHLSSKANSGTSPASHSGTSMLSSQVAANRSWGSGPGPSHCPPQSSVGNEGKSDSPVGGAGSRGWGSSSSTTNYNLNLNPNANPSAWPMLGHDGAGIGGGSSGGANTISPPQPTPNLCNQPGPPPAQTSTCTGANTNSNSSGIGSAWGGLMTSDMSEPHPSPSTNVSFSSEPQNLKTDGPNHTNKQEPSSPIHSLPGWGNAPVGMSSMGQPPKGGPQVNGEDSSSVWGNNGDSKAPSSKEAPGWNSGWGHGGGGAGNTGGWGDQSRGDWGKQHTEEPQGSWDTPSSPPQEPQAPQASPWGRAVSTAGASEGSSESMEGHPPCRDSSRDNPAPLLPAQDLDPRVLCNTGWGQTPVRQHTSWDMIESKRKNDAATESRGSGPTTQNNAQGPSNTSMGPTQRTDPGSKNDVPGSQGASGWGGSIAATNKPNSGWGEPPNNIKPPGAPSGWGNSPAGGPTTSVPKNGGQSWREEKSSGWDDSHIKATSQGWGEQQKASHSWGNSGGSNNTGDWGEPEESKKSPTNPAWEGEAGGWKEKPRGWGMAASGSGISGAGGNGGWGEPVSQRPSGPPQGWAGKPQDGPSGNSGGGGVGSWGGSNSVKQAAGLSGSKQESSADPTGWEEPSPPSIRRKMEIDDGTSAWGDPGAYNKAVNLWDKNNPGNSQAKVPTGGNNPPVPNNNHHHSHNHPYHGPPAPLQNHSQNSQNPGPTSGPMDPVVQHPPGPSHNRAPLIAQGWGEIPSSHTKSETSWGEPAPAPAPVNMDNGTSAWNKHTGSCGGWSDGNQDSYGRGNPAMTSASCKPAPKPMQDGWGGGGGGGGEELSLSGGQWDADEGDMWNSAPSQESNSSCNSWGNNPKKVPQKVKVPAKQEDAWIMNRLIKQLTDMGFPRDPAEEALKSNNMNLDQAMSALLEKKTELDKRGMGMAGHDYNNGLINKPMSCPRPPLLSKDPSADPRLPFMDKQMQSGMFGGGGAAQARTMQQTQQPPQPPVPPLSSSQPSLRAQVPQFLSPQVQAQLLQFAAKNIGLNPALLTSPINPQHMTLLNQXYQLQLAYQRLQIQQQMLQAQRNVSGPIRQQEQQVARTINNMQQQIQQHQRQLAQALLMKHQQQQPPPSHSGLHPGGTKSTLDLFPGHPQAPGLPDLQTKEPQSSPNTYSPYSLSGLNPNMNVNCMDVGSLAMKEPPQPQSRLSQWTHPNSIESLTGNSSSLEPSLGKHGANLGPPGKPPQLEDSYSPYNLMSSSDSPTSPLVPPDSWGQGKSNNDKMANGTNINWPPEFCPGVPWKGLQNIDPENDPNMTPGSVPSGPTINTNIQDVNRYLLRDRSGGSSPTSSQIEALPPSTDWPVSAYTSSFSLSSPEMDDAGKLSEMKSTWSSGPISHSQASLSHELWKVPQGPRSSNIAPSRPPPGLTHSKPSSTWGGNSLGLAQGWSNSYTSAGTTWSTDSSTRTSSWLVLRNLTPQIDGSTLRTLCMQHGPLITFHLNLTQGNAVVRYSSKDEAAKAQKSLHMCVLGNTTILAEFAGEEEVNRFFAQGQSLGVTTSWQATPGSNQTRMGGTGSGAPHPIGHSPHWNNNNNGGGGLGSGAKTGGELLWGGVQQYSNLWGPPSGEEGRIMGSPTPINTLLPGDLLSGESM, from the exons TGCCAGACTCTGCCAAGCTCGATcccacccctcctcttccccccatCAACCCCAGTGCCGCCCCGTCTGTAGCCCCAAGCAGTGGCAATGGCAAGCGCGCTCCCTCCGGAGGTCAGCCACAGACAGCACAGCAGCCCCAGACTCTGCTCCAGCAGCGCTACCCACCCAGAGAGGTGCCCCCTCGCTTCCGCCAGCAGGAGCACAAGCAGCTGTTGAAGAGGGGTCAGCCTCTGCCCTCTGGAAGCCTGCTTCTCACCACCACAACACGTCCCAGCACTactgaacctgcagcagcagctgtacCCGcacactcctctccctcctgctcctcttcctccacagccAGCCTGCCTACAG ACCTGCCCCCCCAGAGCAGCCAGGGAGCCCAGTATGATAATCCCCTCTGGGGACACCTGCCAACTAATAGGAGTGCCACAAGTGCTGCCTCTTCCACCAATCTCAGTGGTTGGGATCAACTGATTATTGACCAGAAGGACACAGAGGCTTGGCCTTCTATTACCCTCAGCAAGAGCCAGGCCCCTCCTGGAGGATGCCCTTTGGATACTGACCCTGGTCGCttgaccagcagcagcagcagcagcagcagcagcagcggcagcagcagtactagtagtagttgtagtacaGTTACTATGGCCACAGGGGCCAACAGCCAGACAGGCCACTTCCCTGCCAACCACCTTAGCAGCAAGGCCAACAGTGGAACCAGTCCTGCCAGTCATAGTGGAACCAGCATGCTCTCTAGCCAGGTTGCAGCCAATCGCAGCTGGGGTTCTGGACCTGGACCCTCCCATTGCCCCCCTCAGTCCTCAGTGGGGAATGAAGGAAAGAGTGACAGTCCAGTGGGGGGAGCAGGCAGCAGGGGCTGGGGCTCATCATCTTCCACCACCAACTATAACTTGAACCTAAACCCTAATGCCAACCCATCTGCCTGGCCCATGCTGGGGCATGATGGAGCTGGCATAGGGGGAGGCAGCTCAGGGGGAGCCAACACCATTTCACCTCCTCAACCTACACCAAACCTCTGTAATCAGCCTGGCCCTCCACCAGCCCAGACCAGCACCTGTACTGGAGCCAACACTAACAGCAACTCCTCTGGGATTGGCAGCGCCTGGGGTGGTTTAATGACCTCTGACATGTCAGAGCCACACCCCTCCCCATCCACGAATGTGTCTTTCAGTTCAGAACCTCAGAACCTTAAAACTGATGGACCAAATCACACTAATAAGCAGGAACCGTCAAGCCCTATCCACAGCTTGCCTGGCTGGGGTAATGCACCTGTAGGGATGAGTTCAATGGGCCAACCTCCAAAAGGGGGCCCGCAGGTCAATGGAGAAGATAGTAGCTCAGTATGGGGTAACAATGGCGACTCTAAGGCACCTTCATCTAAGGAGGCACCTGGCTGGAACTCTGGCTGGGGCCATGGCGGAGGTGGAGCAGGAAATACTGGAGGATGGGGTGACCAGTCCCGTGGAGACTGGGGGAAGCAGCACACTGAAGAGCCCCAGGGAAGCTGGGATACCCCCAGCTCTCCTCCGCAGGAGCCACAGGCGCCACAGGCTAGTCCTTGGGGCAGAGCTGTGAGCACAGCTGGTGccagtgaagggagcagtgAAAGCATGGAGGGACATCCCCCATGCAGAGACTCATCCAGAGATAatccagctcctctgctgcctgcACAGGATCTGGACCCCAGGGTGTTGTGTAACACTGGCTGGGGACAGACCCCTGTTCGCCAGCACACCTCGTGGGATATGATTGAGAGTAAACGCAAGAATGATGCAGCCACTGAATCACGGGGCTCTGGCCCAACCACTCAAAACAATGCCCAGGGGCCCTCCAACACTAGCATGGGCCCCACTCAGAGGACTGACCCTGGGAGCAAAAATGATGTGCCTGGTTCTCAGGGAGCTTCAGGTTGGGGTGGAAGCATAGCAGCTACCAACAAGCCCAACTCTGGTTGGGGAGAGCCACCTAACAACATTAAGCCCCCAGGTGCCCCCAGTGGCTGGGGGAACTCTCCAGCAGGAGGCCCCACCACCAGTGTACCCAAGAATGGTGGTCAGtcatggagagaggagaagtcAAGTGGGTGGGACGATTCTCACATCAAGGCAACATCCCAAGGCTGGGGAGAGCAACAAAAAGCATCCCACAGCTGGGGCAATAGTGGAGGCAGCAATAACACTGGTGACTGGGGAGAACCAGAAGAGAGCAAAAAAAGTCCCACCAACCCTGCCTGGGAGGGCGAGGCAGGAGGCTGGAAGGAAAAGCCACGAGGCTGGGGAATGGCAGCTTCAGGATCAGGGATATCTGGAGCTGGAGGAAATGGTGGCTGGGGAGAACCAGTTTCCCAGCGTCCCAGTGGCCCTCCTCAAGGTTGGGCTGGCAAGCCTCAGGATGGGCCCAGTGGTAATAGTGGAGGAGGGGGCGTAGGCTCTTGGGGTGGCTCAAACTCAGTGAAGCAAGCTGCAGGTTTGAGTGGCAGTAAGCAGGAGTCCTCAGCTGATCCTACAGGCTGGGAAGAGCCCTCCCCACCTTCAATCCGACGTAAAATGGAGATAGATGATGGGACCTCAGCTTGGGGTGACCCTGGTGCCTACAACAAGGCAGTCAACTTGTGGGACAAGAATAATCCAGGAAATTCCCAGGCTAAAGTTCCCACTGGAGGCAATAATCCCCCAGTTCCAAACAACAACCATCACCACTCTCACAATCACCCATATCACGGGCCACCTGCACCTTTACAAAATCACAGTCAAAACTCTCAAAACCCAGGGCCCACCAGTGGGCCCATGGATCCTGTTGTGCAACACCCGCCTGGGCCATCTCACAACAGGGCTCCCCTGATAGCTCAAG GCTGGGGAGAAATACCAAGCTCCCACACAAAATCGGAGACCTCTTGGGGGgaacctgcacctgcacctgctcCGGTCAACATGGACAATGGGACGTCTGCCTGGAACAAACACACTGGGAGCTGTGGAGGCTGGAGTGACGGTAACCAGGACAGCTATGGCAGGGGCAACCCAGCAATGACGTCTGCATCTTGCAAACCTG CCCCCAAACCTATGCAAGACGGatggggaggtggaggtggaggtggaggtgaggagCTGAGCCTGTCAGGGGGTCAGTGGGATGCTGACGAGGGAGACATGTGGAATAGTGCTCCCTCCCAGGAGAGCAACTCCTCCTGCAACTCTTGGGGCAATAATCCTAAAAAGGTCCCACAGAAG GTGAAGGTCCCAGCAAAGCAGGAAGATGCCTGGATCATGAATCGTCTCATCAAACAGTTGACAGACATGGGCTTCCCT AGGGATCCAGCAGAGGAGGCTCTGAAGAGCAACAACATGAACCTGGACCAGGCCATGAGTGCCCTGCTGGAGAAGAAGACGGAGCTGGACAAGCGGGGGATGGGGATGGCCGGCCACGACTACAACAACGGGCTCATCAACAAGCCCATGAGCTGCCCTCGGCCCCCGCTTCTTTCCAAAGACCCCTCAGCAGACCCCCGCTTGCCCTTCATGGATAAG CAGATGCAGAGTGGAATGTTTGGCGGTGGTGGAGCAGCACAAGCCCGGACCATGCAGCAGACGCAGCAGCCTCCTCAGCCGCCAGTGCCgcctctcagctcctctcagcCTAGTCTACGTGCTCAAGTGCCTCAGTTTCTCTCCCCTCAG GTTCAAGCACAGCTCTTACAGTTTGCAGCAAAAAACATTGGTCTGAATCCTGCACTTTTAACCTCACCAATAAACCCTCAACATATGACCCTTCTGAATC CTTACCAGCTGCAACTG GCATACCAGCGTTTACAAATTCAGCAGCAGATGTTGCAGGCGCAGCGCAATGTTTCTGGTCCCATTCGACAACAAGAGCAGCAA GTTGCACGTACAATCAAtaacatgcagcagcagatccaACAGCACCAGCGTCAGCTGGCCCAGGCCCTGCTGATGAAGCATCAGCAACAGCAGCCGCCCCCCTCCCACTCGGGCCTGCATCCTGGTGGGACCAAATCCACCCTGGATTTGTTTCCAGGTCACCCCCAGGCTCCAGGCCTCCCTGACCTGCAGACCAAAGAGCCGCAGTCATCTCCTAACACCTACAGCCCCTACTCTCTCT CTGGACTGAATCCAAACATGAATGTAAACTGCATGGATGTGGGAAGTCTGGCTATGAAGGAACCCCCCCAGCCCCAATCGCGCTTGTCACAGTGGACGCACCCAAACTCCATCGAAAGCCTTACTGGTAACTCCTCTTCTCTAGAGCCCAGCCTGGGCAAGCATG GTGCCAACTTGGGTCCCCCGGGTAAACCCCCACAGCTGGAGGACTCTTACAGTCCCTACAACCTCATGTCCAGCTCAGACTCTCCTACCAGCCCCCTGGTCCCCCCAGACAGTTGGGGACAGGGCAAAAGTAACAACGACAAGATGGCCAATGGGACCAATATCAACTGGCCGCCAG AGTTCTGCCCCGGTGTTCCCTGGAAGGGTCTGCAGAATATCGACCCTGAGAATGACCCCAACATGACCCCTGGCAGTGTCCCCAGTGGGCCCACCATCAACACCAATATCCAAGATGTCAACCGCTACCTGCTACGGGACAGGAGTGGAG GCTCCTCTCCCACTTCATCTCAGATCGAGGCTCTGCCTCCCTCCACTGATTGGCCAGTCAGTGCCTACACTAGCTCGTTCAGTCTGTCGTCCCCGGAGATGGACGATGCAG GTAAACTGTCAGAGATGAAATCTACTTGGTCTTCTGGCCCTATCTCTCATAGCCAGGCCTCCCTGTCCCACGAGCTGTGGAAGGTCCCTCAGGGGCCCCGGAGCAGCAATATAGCCCCTTCACGTCCCCCACCTGGCCTCACCCACTCCAAGCCTTCCTCAACGTGGGGGGGAAACTCCCTGGGTCTGGCCCAAGGCTGGAGCAACTCTTACACCTCAG CAGGTACCACGTGGAGTACAGACAGCTCCACCAGGACCAGTAGCTGGCTGGTTTTGAGGAACCTCACTCCACAG ATTGATGGTTCGACTCTGCGTACACTGTGCATGCAGCACGGCCCCCTCATCACATTCCACCTCAACCTAACACAGGGCAACGCTGTGGTGCGTTACAGCTCCAAGGATGAGGCTGCCAAGGCTCAGAAGTCCCTGCACAT GTGCGTGCTCGGGAACACCACCATCCTGGCAGAGTTTGCtggggaggaggaagtgaacCGCTTCTTTGCACAGGGCCAGTCGCTCGGCGTAACAACCAGCTGGCAGGCCACTCCAGGCTCCAATCAGACAAGGATGGGTGGGACTGGGTCCGGAGCCCCTCATCCTATCGGTCACTCGCCCCactggaacaacaacaacaacggcGGCGGTGGCCTGGGAAGCGGAGCAAAGACAGGCGGGGAGTTGCTTTGGGGTGGCGTGCAACAGTATTCTAACCTGTGGGGACCCCCAAGTGGAGAGGAGGGACGGATCATGGGGAGTCCCACACCAATCAATACGCTGCTGCCTGGGGACCTGCTGAGTGGAGAGTCCATGTAG